The following proteins come from a genomic window of Novosphingobium aromaticivorans DSM 12444:
- a CDS encoding OprO/OprP family phosphate-selective porin codes for MKTVARVSVIALACAAGWSIPAHASTAKPDLAALQAQLQQMQSQMQSQMDAMQAMQAQIATLQNQLAEAKAKGDATATAVAAIPAPTVTGKPPVAITWDGGPRIESPVDPKNPKAGKWSFKPRGRLQIDAASVMAPSSIGSKSLGIGSEFRRAYLGVDGTIPGNFGYRIEADFANSSVELTDVFLTYNGIRNVTVTLGQQKPFESMEDTESDLFTSFMERASFNTAFGFERRLGLSAQYQKGMVLAQVGAFTDNVSDLNADSNNSYSIDGRFALQPKLMGGQLHLGGSAHYHDLNDGYSTVRYRARPFTHTTDVRFVDTKAISALSETNYGLEFAWTGGPLHFAAESQWMKTNRPGALADPTFNGGYAEAGLFLTKGDTLPYRLADGAWGRIKPKNPVDKGGIGAVQVNVRYDWLDLNDNGVIGGRQQLAGASLLWVPTDYVRFILDYGHMWINDAAVAAGTDRSYSADVLGMRAQFDF; via the coding sequence ATGAAGACCGTAGCGCGCGTCTCCGTCATCGCGCTGGCCTGTGCCGCCGGGTGGAGCATCCCGGCCCATGCATCGACCGCCAAGCCCGACCTTGCAGCGCTGCAGGCGCAGCTCCAGCAGATGCAGTCGCAGATGCAGAGCCAGATGGACGCCATGCAGGCCATGCAGGCGCAGATCGCGACGCTGCAGAACCAGCTCGCCGAGGCAAAGGCCAAGGGTGACGCCACCGCCACGGCGGTTGCCGCGATCCCCGCGCCCACCGTCACCGGCAAGCCGCCCGTCGCGATCACGTGGGACGGTGGCCCGCGCATCGAATCGCCGGTCGATCCCAAGAATCCGAAGGCTGGCAAGTGGAGCTTCAAGCCACGCGGACGTCTTCAGATCGATGCGGCATCGGTCATGGCGCCGTCCTCCATCGGCAGCAAGAGCCTGGGGATCGGTTCTGAATTCCGCCGGGCCTACCTTGGCGTGGACGGCACCATTCCCGGCAACTTCGGATATCGCATCGAGGCCGATTTCGCGAACAGCAGCGTCGAGCTGACCGACGTGTTCCTGACCTACAACGGCATCCGCAACGTTACGGTCACCCTCGGCCAGCAGAAGCCGTTCGAGTCGATGGAGGACACCGAGTCCGACCTCTTCACCAGCTTCATGGAACGCGCCTCGTTCAATACCGCGTTCGGCTTCGAGCGCCGCCTCGGCCTTTCGGCGCAGTACCAGAAGGGCATGGTGCTGGCCCAGGTCGGCGCGTTCACCGACAACGTGTCCGACCTCAACGCCGACAGCAACAACAGCTATTCGATCGACGGTCGCTTCGCGTTGCAGCCCAAGCTCATGGGCGGGCAACTCCACCTCGGTGGCTCTGCCCACTACCACGACCTGAACGATGGCTATTCAACCGTGCGCTATCGCGCTCGGCCCTTCACGCACACCACCGACGTGCGCTTCGTCGACACCAAGGCAATCAGCGCGTTGTCGGAAACGAACTATGGCCTGGAGTTCGCATGGACCGGCGGGCCGTTGCACTTCGCCGCGGAATCGCAGTGGATGAAGACCAATCGTCCCGGCGCGCTGGCCGACCCGACGTTCAACGGCGGCTATGCCGAGGCGGGCCTGTTCCTGACCAAGGGCGACACGCTGCCCTATCGCCTCGCGGATGGTGCCTGGGGACGGATCAAGCCGAAGAATCCGGTCGACAAGGGCGGCATCGGTGCGGTTCAGGTAAACGTCCGCTACGACTGGCTCGACCTCAACGACAACGGGGTGATCGGTGGCCGCCAGCAGCTCGCCGGCGCGTCGTTGCTGTGGGTACCGACCGACTACGTCCGCTTCATTCTGGACTACGGCCACATGTGGATCAACGATGCGGCGGTGGCTGCGGGCACCGACCGCAGCTATTCGGCGGACGTGCTCGGGATGCGCGCGCAGTTCGACTTCTGA